The proteins below come from a single Malus domestica chromosome 03, GDT2T_hap1 genomic window:
- the LOC114823964 gene encoding uncharacterized protein, which produces MSETPFRPREQLYEKQKIFQSIHKHTYLKGPYDKITSVAIPAALAATSLFLIGRGIYNMSHGIGKKE; this is translated from the exons ATGTCAGAAACACCCTTCCGACCACGTGAGCAGCTCTATGAGAAGCAAAAGATTTTCCAAAGCATCCACAAACACACATACCTGAAGGGACCATATGATAAGATTACGTCTGTTGCCATTCCAGCTGCTTTAGCTGCTACTTCATTGTTCCTTATT GGACGAGGGATCTACAACATGTCACATGGGATTGGAAAGAAGGAATGA